A window from Megalobrama amblycephala isolate DHTTF-2021 linkage group LG9, ASM1881202v1, whole genome shotgun sequence encodes these proteins:
- the arpp21 gene encoding cAMP-regulated phosphoprotein 21 isoform X1, translating into MTSGSANFKMSETGESKNLPECIMEGTPPPCCTTDAEDCHKSSQPTSDGQLKKKLKAKGKLVRSTAVCDESLSAEENSKENESKTAISNNHDDSPECDEEEEVKSITSKKGLSKEPSLEYTDSTGIDLEEFLITTLKSSPRDRLMLFKLEQDMTDFMTDNSSYKKFPQMSSYHRMLVHRVAAYFGLEHNVDHSGKAVIINKTCNSRIPEHRFAEHVQEEKTEERRLILKRDTSQEKEDSQLRVPSLKEQMRSKSIEEREEEYQRVRERIFSQDSTCLSQSVYIETRGLDDSSIVSETQRRRQLFRGNRDGSGWLSGSRQSSFELDSHWNDPRPWSSTDSDSPTWTSKSAHTRSDSSSKLCKPVSESSLSYAPPNNSPAYIIVPAESSIPPGSILLNPHTGQPFLNPDGTPAVYNPPVSQKPSNQLNPVQSQAPPPPPQQQPIASHGVPQVQYSSVTYLPPQQLNISTSQQHPIEQTREDISAKFGHMTLSRQSSADLPDMSSFYMQGAPPTHSYAPPHQSYAPCHHSDSYMSPGMTLAPPTVPPPQTQQSGQVSVYSYPVQCPSASQQYAAGSYSTQTGYTPVISNQQSCPGMMGNQILPQTQQGIMGPYPSVSSYQVPQQQQQQQHQSYPSAMLVSGQGGQTQCLVPPAGLQVYCNSLASSPPPPLNMMGVSFQSSSCKNGCNVNQNQCWY; encoded by the exons ATGACCTCTGGATCTGCAAATTTCAAGATGTCAGAAACAGGAGAATCTAAAAatctcccagaatgcattatgGAGGGGACTCCACCTCCATGTTGTACCACAGATGCTGAGGATTGTCATAAATCCAGCCAG CCAACATCAGATGGACAACTTAAAAAGAAACTAAAG GCCAAAGGGAAATTAGTTCGGAGCACAGCTGTATGTGATGAGTCTTTATCCGCTGAGGAGAACAGCAAG GAAAACGAGAGCAAGACGGCTATATCTAATAATCATGATGACAGTCCTGAGTGCGATGAGGAGGAAGAGGTGAAGAGCATCACATCTAAAAAAGGTTTATCCAAAG AGCCCAGTCTGGAGTATACCGACTCCACCGGCATTGATCTGGAGGAGTTTTTAATCACTACTTTGAAGAGCAGTCCCAG GGACCGACTGATGCTCTTTAAACTCGAGCAAGACATGACTGACTTTATGACAGACAACAG TTCCTATAAAAAGTTCCCTCAGATGTCCTCGTATCACAGAATGCTGGTCCACAGGGTCGCAGCTTATTTCGGTCTGGAACACAATGTGGATCACAGTGGAAAAGCAGTTATCATCAACAAAACCTGCAATTCCaggat ACCAGAACATCGGTTTGCTGAACATGTTCAGGAGGAAAAGACAGAGGAAAGAAGATTAATACTGAAAAGAGACACCAGCCAAGAGAAGGAAGACAGTCAG CTGAGAGTTCCATCTCTCAAAGAGCAGATGAGAAGCAAGTCAATagaggagagagaggaggagtATCAGAGAGTCCGAGAACGCATATTCTCACAGGAT TCCACTTGTCTTTCGCAGAGTGTTTATATTGAGACCAG AGGTCTAGATGACAGCAGTATTGTCAGTGAGACCCAGAGAAGACGCCAGCTCTTTAG GGGTAACAGGGATGGTTCAGGTTGGCTGTCCGGCAGCAGGCAGAGCAGCTTTGAGCTGGACTCTCATTGGAATGACCCTCGACCTTGGAGCAGCACAGATTCAGACAGCCCAACATGGACATCGAAATCTGCACACACTCGTTCAGACAGCAGCTCCAAACTCTGCAAACCAG TGTCTGAGTCATCTCTATCATACGCTCCACCCAACAACAGCCCGGCTTACATTATCGTTCCTGCTGAGTCATCAATACCTCCTGGGAGCATCTTATTGAATCCACATACAg GGCAGCCATTTCTGAATCCTGATGGAACTCCAGCTGTTTACAATCCACCAGTAAGTCAGAAGCCCAGTAACCAGCTTAACCCAGTACAGTCACAAGCCCCGCCCCCTCCACCTCAGCAGCAGCCAATAGCAAGCCATGGTGTCCCACAG GTTCAGTACTCCTCGGTGACGTACCTTCCTCCTCAGCAGCTAAACATCTCTACCTCTCAGCAACACCCAATAGAACAGACT aGGGAAGACATTAGCGCTAAGTTTGGTCACATGACTTTGAGTCGCCAGTCATCAGCAGATCTTCCAGATATGTCGTCATTCTACATGCAAGGAGCTCCGCCCACACACAGCTATGCTCCGCCTCACCAGAGTTACGCTCCGTGTCACCATTCAGACAGTTACATGAGTCCTGGAATGACACTGGCTCCTCCCACAGTCCCACCCCCTCAGACTCAGCAGAGCGGCCAG GTTTCAGTGTACAGTTACCCTGTTCAGTGTCCCAGTGCATCTCAACAATACGCAGCGGGCAGTTACAGCACACAAACAG GATACACACCTGTGATATCTAACCAACAAAGCTGCCCAGGCATGATGGGAAATCAGATTCTACCCCAAACACAGCAAGGCATTATGGGACCTTACCCATCCGTTTCCTCCTATCAG GTaccacagcagcagcaacagcaacaacatCAGTCTTATCCATCTGCAATGCTGGTGTCAGGACAAGGCGGGCAGACACAGTGTTTGGTGCCCCCTGCTGGACTTCAAGTATACTGCAACTCTTTGGCCTCTTCTCCCCCTCCACCACTCAACATGATGGGGGTCTCCTTCCAGTCAAGTAGCTGCAAAAATGGCTGTAACGTTAATCAGAACCAGTGCTGGTACTAA
- the arpp21 gene encoding cAMP-regulated phosphoprotein 21 isoform X2, with translation MTSGSANFKMSETGESKNLPECIMEGTPPPCCTTDAEDCHKSSQPTSDGQLKKKLKAKGKLVRSTAVCDESLSAEENSKENESKTAISNNHDDSPECDEEEEVKSITSKKGLSKEPSLEYTDSTGIDLEEFLITTLKSSPRDRLMLFKLEQDMTDFMTDNSSYKKFPQMSSYHRMLVHRVAAYFGLEHNVDHSGKAVIINKTCNSRIPEHRFAEHVQEEKTEERRLILKRDTSQEKEDSQLRVPSLKEQMRSKSIEEREEEYQRVRERIFSQDSTCLSQSVYIETRGLDDSSIVSETQRRRQLFRGNRDGSGWLSGSRQSSFELDSHWNDPRPWSSTDSDSPTWTSKSAHTRSDSSSKLCKPVSESSLSYAPPNNSPAYIIVPAESSIPPGSILLNPHTGQPFLNPDGTPAVYNPPVSQKPSNQLNPVQSQAPPPPPQQQPIASHGVPQREDISAKFGHMTLSRQSSADLPDMSSFYMQGAPPTHSYAPPHQSYAPCHHSDSYMSPGMTLAPPTVPPPQTQQSGQVSVYSYPVQCPSASQQYAAGSYSTQTGYTPVISNQQSCPGMMGNQILPQTQQGIMGPYPSVSSYQVPQQQQQQQHQSYPSAMLVSGQGGQTQCLVPPAGLQVYCNSLASSPPPPLNMMGVSFQSSSCKNGCNVNQNQCWY, from the exons ATGACCTCTGGATCTGCAAATTTCAAGATGTCAGAAACAGGAGAATCTAAAAatctcccagaatgcattatgGAGGGGACTCCACCTCCATGTTGTACCACAGATGCTGAGGATTGTCATAAATCCAGCCAG CCAACATCAGATGGACAACTTAAAAAGAAACTAAAG GCCAAAGGGAAATTAGTTCGGAGCACAGCTGTATGTGATGAGTCTTTATCCGCTGAGGAGAACAGCAAG GAAAACGAGAGCAAGACGGCTATATCTAATAATCATGATGACAGTCCTGAGTGCGATGAGGAGGAAGAGGTGAAGAGCATCACATCTAAAAAAGGTTTATCCAAAG AGCCCAGTCTGGAGTATACCGACTCCACCGGCATTGATCTGGAGGAGTTTTTAATCACTACTTTGAAGAGCAGTCCCAG GGACCGACTGATGCTCTTTAAACTCGAGCAAGACATGACTGACTTTATGACAGACAACAG TTCCTATAAAAAGTTCCCTCAGATGTCCTCGTATCACAGAATGCTGGTCCACAGGGTCGCAGCTTATTTCGGTCTGGAACACAATGTGGATCACAGTGGAAAAGCAGTTATCATCAACAAAACCTGCAATTCCaggat ACCAGAACATCGGTTTGCTGAACATGTTCAGGAGGAAAAGACAGAGGAAAGAAGATTAATACTGAAAAGAGACACCAGCCAAGAGAAGGAAGACAGTCAG CTGAGAGTTCCATCTCTCAAAGAGCAGATGAGAAGCAAGTCAATagaggagagagaggaggagtATCAGAGAGTCCGAGAACGCATATTCTCACAGGAT TCCACTTGTCTTTCGCAGAGTGTTTATATTGAGACCAG AGGTCTAGATGACAGCAGTATTGTCAGTGAGACCCAGAGAAGACGCCAGCTCTTTAG GGGTAACAGGGATGGTTCAGGTTGGCTGTCCGGCAGCAGGCAGAGCAGCTTTGAGCTGGACTCTCATTGGAATGACCCTCGACCTTGGAGCAGCACAGATTCAGACAGCCCAACATGGACATCGAAATCTGCACACACTCGTTCAGACAGCAGCTCCAAACTCTGCAAACCAG TGTCTGAGTCATCTCTATCATACGCTCCACCCAACAACAGCCCGGCTTACATTATCGTTCCTGCTGAGTCATCAATACCTCCTGGGAGCATCTTATTGAATCCACATACAg GGCAGCCATTTCTGAATCCTGATGGAACTCCAGCTGTTTACAATCCACCAGTAAGTCAGAAGCCCAGTAACCAGCTTAACCCAGTACAGTCACAAGCCCCGCCCCCTCCACCTCAGCAGCAGCCAATAGCAAGCCATGGTGTCCCACAG aGGGAAGACATTAGCGCTAAGTTTGGTCACATGACTTTGAGTCGCCAGTCATCAGCAGATCTTCCAGATATGTCGTCATTCTACATGCAAGGAGCTCCGCCCACACACAGCTATGCTCCGCCTCACCAGAGTTACGCTCCGTGTCACCATTCAGACAGTTACATGAGTCCTGGAATGACACTGGCTCCTCCCACAGTCCCACCCCCTCAGACTCAGCAGAGCGGCCAG GTTTCAGTGTACAGTTACCCTGTTCAGTGTCCCAGTGCATCTCAACAATACGCAGCGGGCAGTTACAGCACACAAACAG GATACACACCTGTGATATCTAACCAACAAAGCTGCCCAGGCATGATGGGAAATCAGATTCTACCCCAAACACAGCAAGGCATTATGGGACCTTACCCATCCGTTTCCTCCTATCAG GTaccacagcagcagcaacagcaacaacatCAGTCTTATCCATCTGCAATGCTGGTGTCAGGACAAGGCGGGCAGACACAGTGTTTGGTGCCCCCTGCTGGACTTCAAGTATACTGCAACTCTTTGGCCTCTTCTCCCCCTCCACCACTCAACATGATGGGGGTCTCCTTCCAGTCAAGTAGCTGCAAAAATGGCTGTAACGTTAATCAGAACCAGTGCTGGTACTAA